A window from Barnesiella propionica encodes these proteins:
- a CDS encoding DUF6443 domain-containing protein codes for MKYICSIYIILLGIASAFAQSADQNYVKSTEPLFPGTDITGDEYDARVTIQYCDALGRVQQTVWRGISPGVYDVVSHVRYNDRGLPEEEWLPTPVNGDQGYYLPFSRVRENALNYYGDSRPFSQTIYEDNPLNRKIETIGPGSAWYVGKNNNHSQKTAYLTNTAEGELAVRKYIINRYLLHKGNYSEGKLFVTRSVDENGNKKYQFTDKNGRPILYRQMKDSIPHDTYYVYDPTGNLRYILSPEASQICSVQDKAYTDAVIGKYTYIYKYDDHKRRISFQPPGCDPVYYVYDRLGRMVLAQTGNQRQKKEWSYTKYDRKDRPCQTGIWTTTMSHSQLQAQFSDITVREDRETTQGGENTNLGYTNDSEPRQQLRPRSAIYYDTYAFIPPGHTFTPESGYDPCW; via the coding sequence ATGAAATATATTTGTTCTATATATATCATATTGCTGGGCATAGCAAGTGCATTCGCCCAAAGCGCGGACCAGAATTATGTAAAAAGCACAGAACCTCTTTTCCCCGGAACCGATATCACAGGAGACGAATACGACGCCCGGGTCACCATACAATATTGCGATGCCCTGGGCCGTGTGCAGCAAACCGTCTGGCGCGGCATCAGCCCCGGCGTCTACGACGTAGTAAGCCACGTCCGGTACAACGACCGGGGGTTGCCTGAAGAAGAATGGCTCCCGACCCCCGTCAACGGCGACCAGGGATATTATCTCCCTTTCAGCCGGGTCAGGGAAAATGCCTTAAACTATTACGGCGACAGCCGCCCCTTCTCCCAAACTATTTACGAAGACAATCCCTTGAACCGCAAAATCGAGACCATAGGTCCCGGAAGCGCCTGGTACGTGGGAAAAAACAATAACCACAGCCAGAAAACCGCCTACCTGACCAATACCGCCGAAGGAGAACTAGCCGTCCGCAAATATATCATCAACCGCTATCTCCTCCATAAAGGCAATTATTCCGAAGGAAAACTATTCGTTACCCGCTCTGTCGATGAAAACGGTAACAAAAAATACCAGTTTACCGACAAGAACGGACGCCCCATCCTTTACCGGCAAATGAAAGACAGCATACCCCACGACACCTACTACGTCTACGACCCTACCGGAAACCTCCGCTACATACTCTCTCCCGAAGCCAGCCAGATATGCAGCGTACAAGACAAAGCCTATACCGATGCCGTTATAGGAAAATACACCTATATCTATAAATACGATGACCATAAACGGCGCATCAGCTTTCAGCCACCCGGATGCGACCCCGTTTATTACGTCTACGACAGATTAGGACGTATGGTACTCGCCCAAACCGGTAACCAGCGTCAGAAAAAAGAATGGAGCTATACCAAATACGACCGGAAAGACCGTCCCTGCCAGACCGGCATATGGACCACTACGATGAGCCACAGCCAGTTGCAAGCCCAGTTTTCAGACATAACCGTACGGGAAGACCGGGAAACCACCCAAGGAGGAGAAAATACCAACCTGGGTTATACCAACGACAGCGAACCCCGTCAGCAGCTGAGGCCCCGGAGCGCGATCTATTACGACACCTACGCCTTTATCCCCCCCGGGCACACCTTCACACCCGAAAGCGGTTACGACCCCTGCTGG